The Gopherus evgoodei ecotype Sinaloan lineage chromosome 8, rGopEvg1_v1.p, whole genome shotgun sequence genome includes a region encoding these proteins:
- the SPATA46 gene encoding spermatogenesis-associated protein 46, translated as MENFSLLTISGPRLPSCAMKSERELPSPRNTPSLPACVPSDGQNSEPLGRNCTIYRPWFSPYSYFVCMDKVSQREACSFPDTLVATARDTSQPDELLESICSSSCSLEKARPTEGTRRASPSVEARDCITSRDILMASKWQPAPQNGYKCVACCRVFPTMHSLKTHVKCGFKEGFSCQVYYHRLKVLWEKERTARPSNRPAFGSCKTPK; from the exons ATGGAGAACTTCTCCCTGCTGACCATCTCTGGGCCTCGTCTGCCCAGCTGTGCCATGAAGAGCGAACGTGAGCTGCCATCCCCCAGGAACACACCCAGCCTGCCAG CTTGTGTCCCCAGCGATGGCCAGAACAGCGAGCCCCTAGGGCGCAACTGCACCATCTACCGGCCCTGGTTCTCCCCCTACAGCTACTTTGTGTGCATGGACAAGGTCAGCCAGCGGGAGGCCTGCAGCTTCCCGGACACGCTGGTGGCCACTGCCAGGGACACCAGCCAGCCTGATGAGCTCCTGGAGAGcatctgctcctcctcctgctccctggagAAGGCTCGCCCCACTGAGGGCACGAGGAGAGCCAGCCCCAGCGTGGAGGCCAGGGACTGCATCACGTCCCGGGACATCCTCATGGCCTCCAAGTGGCAGCCAGCGCCACAGAATGGCTACAAGTGTGTGGCCTGCTGCCGCGTGTTCCCCACCATGCACTCACTCAAGACACATGTCAAGTGTGGTTTCAAGGAGGGCTTTAGCTGCCAGGTGTATTACCACAGGCTCAAAGTACTATGGGAAAAGGAGCGCACAGCCCGGCCCAGCAACCGACCGGCCTTCGGCAGCTGCAAAACACCCAAGTGA